aaaaattatataaatcaatgttaataaaaataaccatGTTTAATGTCAAAAAATAAACATTCTtaatgttaaaaagaaaaaaatcttaacaaacatttatcaaacaaaaaattattgttgtcaaaatgggtcatcTAGTCCAACTTAACTTGACTCACCATAGATTGATTACTTAGTGAACATACTCAatccgactcatttattagtaagccgaaaaaaatttaaactcgGTCTAACCACCACGGATTGGTAgattaaactcatttaattataattttttttcaactaaaaaaataacaatatttctaattcaaatctaaataaaggaGAATagtcttaaattatatttatgaccAATCAAACATAAGATTTTATTcacacaaaacaaaattatcacACAAACCTGagtttcaatattttgtaaaataactaattcaacaaaaaatacttattaaaaaaattaaatgagttGATGAGTCAACTCAGCTTACTACAGGTTTAACCCAAGTAAATCAAATTCTCAATGAATCAAAGTTTAAAATTggttcttataaaaaaaaattcaactcaATCTATCCAAACCCATGGTGGATGAGGTTAGTTCACAATTCTAAAAATCGACtttaaaattaagacaaaaagaaagaataaatatgagaaatatatgaatttcaaaataaataaaataaaagaacaactTTCAAATCCCTCTCATAAATTCTGAGAAACTTACTTTTTTCCTCAACttatttatcaaaacaaaatattttatttaataatttcaaattttttataataataaatttgccttttaaaatccataaaaatactatatttaacataatcATATAAACTTCGGAGAAAGACAAATTCACCAAAATACTCCATctaagataataatttaaactttggTGAAAGACGAGCAAGACGGTAAAACTGCAGAGATGGACAAGTGGAGAATGAATTCCCTACAGTTGGCAGTAGAGTAGAGCTCTGGTTTAGCTGTTAACTTTTAGAAACTGCACGTAAGCAGAACATTCCCTTAAAGGTAGAGATGGGGGAATAAAGAACTGGTCAATGTCGCTGACAACTCCAAATAATCAAAAACattgaaagaaaatatgttcaagtaaattttacattaagtaaACGAGATCTGCCATAATTATTTAGACACAGTTCATATAGAAGTAAACCAAAGAGCTGATATTTTGGTTTGATCATTCCCTTCAATGATAGactattattgattttattcctCGTACTATTTCTCCATCATTGATAGCTGACCCTGCCAGTGTATCCCAACAAAAGATCATTTCACATCCATATCTAAAACAGCCAACAAGAATTCATTTATGGCAATTAGATATGGTATGTGGTCAAACAATTCCTTCGAAGTCAAACTAATAGATGACATTTTGTAGTAGCATTGAGCACAATATATTGCAAATCACAGAACTTTGGAGGTGTTGAAACCCCTGATTGCCAATTTTACAGAACTACTTCCACATCTCTTGTTTAATTGATAACCACAATAAAAGCTACATGAGAGAATCAGTCAAATAGGAGGTGTTGCACCCCACAGGATGCCAATTTTACAGAACTATTTCCATATCGTTCCACTGATATCCACAATTAAAGGCTGCATGAGAGAATAAACCCAACAGAGGGAAGAACTTTTTCAACACAAAGGTTCCACCATCTCTTCTCCTATTTAATCATCATCAAGAGTTGCATATACGCCAGAATTAAAGTATTTCACGCATTACAGAAATGAAAACATTATACCTCTTATCCTTAAAAGCTGTTTGTTCACCAGTATCATAAGGTACAGAAAATCTAAATAGATGTCGGTGTCTATACAGCCTATGCATAAAACATGTTACATATCCTACACAACAAACTGATATGAGTAATTTTACCTCTTCAATAAAACTAGGCTCAGAAACGAGACAAATAAATTGATCCTCAAATAAAGACAGTCAACTAAATGGAAATAACATACCATAAACCTACCCTGATTACCAGCTAAATAGTTGCTAGTATTCCATGCCTTATTTAGGAAGAAGATTCAACCATTTTGTTCACATCCTCCAAAAGCCCTTTCATCTCACTCTCTAATTTTGTCTTGATATCAGATGATTTAGCATCCGATGCTTCTAGAATTAAGGTGAGACCCTGAAGTTTCTGCTTTATGTAGTTCAATTTGGATGCTTCACTACCTGGTGACAGTGAAGTAGATGGCTTGGCTggagttttttctttcttcttcgtTGAAGAAGCTTTGGACTTAGATTTTTCAGATTTGGAACCAGAAGAAAGATACTGGAGTCTGAAAGTGGCCTTGGAAGAGCCGAAGGGGTTCATGTTCAGTGAATCGCTTAAGGCCTTTTCAGCATCAGAGGCTTTCAGGAAGAACACTTGAGCAGTGTAATCACTAGAAAACAAAGCTGTTTCTGCTTCATTCAGAGCACCAAACTTACTATACAGTGCAACAAGATCCGATTTTGAAGGCACAGAGGATCCTGGCTCAAATGAGGCAAAAAGGGTAGCAGCGCCTGAAGCATTTTTATCAGTCCCCTTCTTGCCAGCCTTAGGTGTAGCAGATTCCTTCTCTTTAGGAAAACCTGAAGTTGTCTCATTCTTTCTTCTTCGTTTCTTTGGCTCTGAATCTTTATTAGCTGATTTATGATCAGATTGTATTTGATCTTTCCCCCGCATTCCGATATCAGATTCTGGCTTCTTTCTCTTCTTGCCAGGCTTAAGCTTCTTGTATACTTTGTAGTTGGATCCTTGGAAAAATATGCAGCTTCtgtagataaaaataaaatccgCAAGTCTTTCAAGAGAATTGGTATCCGTAGGAATTTGTTGATTAATAGCTGCACAACGAACTTCATGTAGTACTTCCTCCAATGGAACCTGGACTTTTGTTGTATCAATAGTCTTGTTCTCATCGTATTTTGATGTTTGGTAATTTGAGCTATCGGGATGGTCATGTTCTATTGCAAGTTCCTTAGAAAATTTATCCTGAAAAGGCTCACCATTCAACTTCCAAGGTACAGGGGACTCGAGAAGTTTGTCAGAAGCTGTGGTCATTGGCTCTGATACCTGATCTTTGCCAGAAACTTTAGGGGATTCTGTTTCAATCTCTCCTTTCCTCTGGTCTCTGGTTGGAATAGTGAAAGGAGGGGATAAGTACTtgcttttcttcctttctcttggcAGAGAACCCTTCTCACTGCTTCCTTTGGCCTTCCCTTCTTGATCAGTTTCCTTTTGGCTTGCACTACTACTAGCTTTTCCAATACCAAaaagctttttctttttcctcaaCTGCGCTAAAGCTCCATCGTCACTGGTCTCCTTGCCCCAGCTATAACCATCATTGTCGGCACCTGCCATATTTTTATCAGTATTTGGGAACaactcttttttcttcttcatagGTTTAGATACCATTGTATCCTCAGTGCCTTTCCTCTTCTTTCGAACAGTCACTTTTTGAGTTGCATCTCCCTCCTTATTCTTGGCACTGACATCTTTGTCCTCTCCCATAATTTCAGCAATGCTTTTCTGCTTAATCCTACGGTTCAACCTATTTCCTGAAATCCCAAGTGGATTCAATCCACCAGATTTTGGGCTCATTGGCACGGTAGAGTAGTCCTCTTCAAATGGTCCATGGACAGGTACTTCCACTGCACCCTCACTGCTGCCTACATTATTGTCCTCTACACTATCTTCAAGTCCAGGAATTGGCTGGGGTGCCTGATACATAGGTAATCTATAACCTCCTCTTGATAGATAAAAGGCTGAAAGCCTAGCCTTCAATATTTCCAGCTCCAGAACATTAGCAATGGAAATAATTTCTGCAATTTGTTTCACTCGAGAAAGTAATTCTGCCGGATCAATGAGAACATCGGAAAGTTTCTCTGTACCATTTTCAGGTATAAGAATTCTCTCTTTGACACCAGAATTGCCTGCCAGTGGCCGAGAAAATTCAGTTTCTTTCGCAGCAAATAAAGAACTCATCTTCAATTCCAAAAGCCTTCCAACCTCATTTACAGCTTCCTGTACAGCATTGATAAAAGCCCGGGAGGCACTCTGCTTCACCATATCCTCAATGTTCTCCTCAAATGGCTTCAATTGAGAAGGATGGCACCAAGCAAAGGTTCCATCTCCAAAATACGCCACAAGAATTCTATTCTTTTGTCTCAGCTTCAAAGCTAAATCAGAAGCATCAGAAGGGTCATAAATCCTGCCAGGCCACCAGGGATGACTCTTCACTTTCCCCCAAACAAAATCTCCAATAGAATACCCACCACATCCTTCACCACCCAAATCTTCCATTTCCACATCCTTGTTTTCACTTATATCAGCAATTTGAACATCTACAGACAAAGTTTTCCCAATTTGATCATCCTCATTCTCAATTTTGGTCAGATCTCTCCCACCTTCCATTCCAACCTCAAAAGAACCGTTCTCAGTGTTCAACTTCCTAGTACTATCACTCTCACCACCATGAGAAAACATCAAGTTCCTACCACTCTCTCTCATTTTCAACAAAGAGGAGACCCCATTCATCTCAGAATCAGCCAAACCTTGGCAGCCATCCTCCCTTTCTCTCTCCGAAAAACCCATCTCATCCGAAAACTTGGTCTCGGAGACCCTGTCCTTCACCACTTCAACACCCCCACCATCCCTCAAACCTTGGTTTCCTTGGCCAATGAAACCAACCCCGTTTTCTGAGGTCCCATTTTTCAAAGCACACAGAGCTTCCCTGAGCTCATTCTTATCAATCTCTGGAGAAGGCGATGAACACCCAGATGGTACCTTTGATGGAGCCTCCACCGTACCCATCAAACAAGAAAATTCGTTTCTCAAAATTCAACCTAGGCTGCGAGTAAAAGCAAGAAAATTAACTCATCCTAGGGTTTTGTCGAGGTTCCATGAATGAAACAAAGTATAAAgagggagaaaaaaataatcagaATATGGGGATTTAAAATATtaccaataattaaaaaaaaaattgatactaatataataaaaaatcatatgtgCCAAAAGGAATCAATTTATCAGTGAACAcaataataaaagagaaaacgATGCAACAATACCTGTAGAGCCAAGAATACTAGAGTCCCGGTGAAGCTTACTTTGTGTGCGAAGGAACCCTCAAATCAAAACCATTGACTTGAGAATCTGATCGGATTGACATACAAGAACAAGGATGTGATTTTAAGACAACACataaatattaacttttgtttttatttttcatattattatattgttaatcTTAGTAGAAATTGAAGCAATCTCAGTCAGGTCACGGAGAGGGAGATAGAAAGCAAATTCTGGACCGTTGATTTGCATAGATAATAGATCTTCtcatttctcttatttttgttattacaGCTAAGCTTGTCAGGCGGTGGAAAGTGAAACTGACTTTAcgatattttacattttaacgTTATTAAGGGATAACTCCTAATTGTTCGAGTAAGAGATACTTCCTACTTTCATCCTATAATTATCTATCTGTTTTTTCTTTCCAatacttaatatttattttaaaataactaaagcATTTTTTGGATTCAATAAAAGAATGTAAAAACTTGAGATTGGCTTGAATATGGCAAAATCGAATAAGTGTGCGTTGTAGCGGACAGTGATGCTGCATACTGGTAGTTCGAAgctgaataaaaataaattgctcagaaaagaaaagattcTAGAAAAGAAGTTCGACTGACACGTGTGTTTCGTATGTTTGCAGACAACTTTTATGTTACCTTTTTGTTTTGAGTcaggaaaataataaatttattacataaacatttttagaattttcaatttagataaataaaacatataacaacgagacttaaattaaaattatataaaaagaaattatatgtataatattataattacaggaatatattatattaattttgaaaaaaaatattttcaaaatttaacatacaaaaaatcgtatatattttatattttattgtgacattttgagaaattataaaagataagctttataaattttaaaataattatcttttccAAGGTTAAGAATATCGATTaaacattaaaagataaaataaccatataaaaaaattgaacctaataataaaattaaagcaacAACTTTCAACTTCTTGTCCTTTGTTTTTAGTTGGCATATAATGTCGATTTATCTATTAGGAGTGAATTACATTTAGCTTCAAATATACACTAATATAATGGTACTactatatatgtattttaaattagttgttACTTGGAACATATTTTGTGAGAGGGTTTGAGCATGTGTTCTactttaatatttgtttattttttttgataaaaaattacatatatgcatgataatatacaattataattaataaaaagatttaaatttttaaattcaatcataattatctaaatctatattattttaaattcatttaattatattattctcaaattcaaattcatattttgaattttaagttcaaaatatattattgaattttgatGGATTTATATTGAacaattttttagattttaaatttaaaattaaagtgtGTTCAAGTTGAGCCAAATCATTTTGAAACCTAGGCCTATTTAAATTGGTCAAAGCCAAAGAGCAGATTGAGTTCG
This sequence is a window from Vigna angularis cultivar LongXiaoDou No.4 chromosome 2, ASM1680809v1, whole genome shotgun sequence. Protein-coding genes within it:
- the LOC108329234 gene encoding PWWP domain-containing protein 3, whose amino-acid sequence is MGTVEAPSKVPSGCSSPSPEIDKNELREALCALKNGTSENGVGFIGQGNQGLRDGGGVEVVKDRVSETKFSDEMGFSEREREDGCQGLADSEMNGVSSLLKMRESGRNLMFSHGGESDSTRKLNTENGSFEVGMEGGRDLTKIENEDDQIGKTLSVDVQIADISENKDVEMEDLGGEGCGGYSIGDFVWGKVKSHPWWPGRIYDPSDASDLALKLRQKNRILVAYFGDGTFAWCHPSQLKPFEENIEDMVKQSASRAFINAVQEAVNEVGRLLELKMSSLFAAKETEFSRPLAGNSGVKERILIPENGTEKLSDVLIDPAELLSRVKQIAEIISIANVLELEILKARLSAFYLSRGGYRLPMYQAPQPIPGLEDSVEDNNVGSSEGAVEVPVHGPFEEDYSTVPMSPKSGGLNPLGISGNRLNRRIKQKSIAEIMGEDKDVSAKNKEGDATQKVTVRKKRKGTEDTMVSKPMKKKKELFPNTDKNMAGADNDGYSWGKETSDDGALAQLRKKKKLFGIGKASSSASQKETDQEGKAKGSSEKGSLPRERKKSKYLSPPFTIPTRDQRKGEIETESPKVSGKDQVSEPMTTASDKLLESPVPWKLNGEPFQDKFSKELAIEHDHPDSSNYQTSKYDENKTIDTTKVQVPLEEVLHEVRCAAINQQIPTDTNSLERLADFIFIYRSCIFFQGSNYKVYKKLKPGKKRKKPESDIGMRGKDQIQSDHKSANKDSEPKKRRRKNETTSGFPKEKESATPKAGKKGTDKNASGAATLFASFEPGSSVPSKSDLVALYSKFGALNEAETALFSSDYTAQVFFLKASDAEKALSDSLNMNPFGSSKATFRLQYLSSGSKSEKSKSKASSTKKKEKTPAKPSTSLSPGSEASKLNYIKQKLQGLTLILEASDAKSSDIKTKLESEMKGLLEDVNKMVESSS